The sequence below is a genomic window from Bosea sp. F3-2.
TCGGCCCAGTGCTCGGGCGAGAATTCGGCGGCGCGCATCAGCGCCGAGAGCTGGCGGCGGCTGAAGGGCCGGCCCTGGCCGAAGGGCGTTCCGTCCATCCGGGCCCAGAGACCGCGTCGGTTCGGCACGACGAGGATCATGCGCCCGCCGGGGTTGAGGACGCGCGAGACCTCGTCGAGCAGGTCGTCCGGGCTTTCGGTCTCTTCGAGCGCATGGACGAGGACGACCCGGTCGATCGAGGCGGTCGGCAGCGGCAATAGCGTCGGCTCGACCAGAGCCGAGGCGGAAAGGCCGGGCGCCGGCCAGTTCACCACGCCCTGCGCCGCCGGCATGAAGGCGATGGTGCGCTCGGCCTCAATGCCGAGCACGGAGAGATAGGGTGTCGAGAAGCCGAGGCCGAGGAGGCGCTGGCGCGAGCAGTCGGGCCAGAAGCGCAGCATCGTCCGGCCGATGAAGCGCCGGGCCACATGGCCGAGCGGGCTGGCATAGAAGGCGCGCAGGTCGACGACGTCGAGAGGCATGGCGCTTGAGATGGAACGCCCTGCGGCCGAACGCAAGGGCAGGGCGGCGGCACGCGATCGCGATGGCCGCGCGCGACTCCCCTCCCCCTTGTGGGGAGGGGATGGGGGTGGGGGTCGGAAAGCAAGAGCGATCGACGGGAAAGTCTTTTCGACGCTGCTGCACGGCACTGACCTGCAGCCGATCACCAAGCGGCACCACCCCCACCCCTATCCCCTCCCCACAAGGGGGAGGGGAAGAGCCTCGCGTCGTTACGTCTTGGCTTCGTCGCTATCGCGCCTCGCAATGACGGCTATCCCTCCAGCTTGGCCGAGGGGCGACCTCACGGCTTGATCGGCGGGCGGCCATGGCCCATGCAGGGTGCCGATCCGCTCTCGCAGGAGTCCGCCATGCCGCTCGACCTTCACGTCTTCCGCACGCTCAGCGACAATGCCGGCGCGCTGCTTCATGATCCCGCCACCGGCGCCTGCGCGGCCATCGATGTGCCGGACGCTCGCGACATGCTGGCCGCCGCCAGCGCGAAGGGCTGGACGATCAGCGACATCTTCATCACCCACGCCCATCACGACCACACGCAGGGCGTCGCGGAGGTGAAGCAGGCAACCGGCGCCACGGTCATCGGACCGGCCGACGCTCGTGCCGGCGCGCCGCTCGACAAGGTGGTCGGCGAGGGCGATGGCGTCTCGCTCGGCGGGGAGCGCTTCGAGATCTGGCATACGCCCGGCCATTCCGACGGCCATCTCAGCTATGTCGGGCGCGGCGCCAAGCTCGCGCTGGTCGGCGACGTCGTCTTCGTCATGGGCTGCGGGCGCGTCCAGCCGGGACAGATGGACCGGATGTGGACCTCGCTGTCGCGATTGATGGCGCTGCCGGGCGACACCCGTCTCCTCGGCGGCCATGACTATACCCTCGCCAATGCCCGCTTCGCCCGGTCGGTCGATCCGGCGAACGCGGCGCTCAAGACGCGCTTTGCCGAGGCCGAGAAAGCCAAGGCCGAGGGCCGCTTCTGGGCGCTGACCACGGTAGCGGAGGAGCTGGCGACCAATCCGTTCTTCCGGGCCGGCGAGGGCGCGCTCGCCGCGGCCGTCGGACTGGCGGGCGCCTCGGCCGACAAGGTCTTCGCCGCGCTGCGCGAAGCCAAGAACCGGTTTTGACCATGCCGATGCGGCTCGACGGGCTGACGGCGGCCGAAATCATCCGGCTGCTCGAACTCAAGCCCCACCCCGAGGGCGGCCATTACCGCGAGACCTTCCGCGATCCGGCCGGGCCGGAGGGCAGAGGCTTCTCGACCGCGATCTACTACCTGCTCGACACCGGCGAGACCTCGGAATGGCATCGCGTCGATGCCGCCGAGATCTGGCATCACTATGCCGGTGCGCCGCTGGTCATCACCGTCTCGCCGAACGGCCACGATGCCTCGGCCCATCACCTTGGCACCGAGCTTGCTGCCGGCCAGCGGCCGCAATTCGTGGTGCCCGCCGGCTGGTGGCAGAGCGCGACCTCGCTCGGCGCCTGGACGCTGGTCGGCTGCACGGTGGCACCGGGCTTTGAATTTGCAGGCTTCGAGATGGCGCCGCCGGGCTGGCGGCCGACACCGCGCAAGCCCTCTGGGGGATGAGATGCTGACGAAGACGGAAGACAGCGAATTCGTGCTCAGCTGCGAGCGGCGCATCATCAATGCCTGGCCGGCCCTGTCGACGCTCGTCGTCGGTGACTGGGTGCTGCGCTTCGCCAATGGCTATTCGGGGCGGGCCAATTCGGCGACGCCGCTGAGCTATGGCGCGGAACTCGACGCGACGATGCTGGATTTGATCGAGGAGCTCTATCGCGCCGACGGGCTTGTTCCCGCCATCCGCCTGACGCCGCTTGTGGCGGATTCAACCCGCGCGGCGGTGCTGGAGCGGGGCTATCGGGTCAAGGACCGATCCTTTGGCCAGATCGCGCCGCTCGCCGGCTTCGTGGCCTCGGAAGAGCCTGAGCTGCAGATCGAGGCGCGGCCGAGCCTGGAATGGACGGCCGGCGCCGCCGCCCTCCAGAGCGGCAACAAGACCCATGTCGCCAATCTCGCGGCCATCATCGAGAAGGTCAGGCTGCCCGCCGCCTTCGCGACCTGGCTGGTCGAGGGCGAGGCGGTCGCCTTCGGCATGAGCGTGGCCGAGCGCGGCATGGCCGAGATCGGCCTGATCTGCGTCCATCCCGATCATCGCGGCCATGGCTATGGCCGCAGGATCGTGCGGAGTTTGATGGGCTGGGCCGGGGCGATGGGCTGCCACAGCGCCTATCTGCAGGTCGAGCAGAGCAATGCCGTCGCGATCAATCTCTATGGCAGCCTCGGCTTCCGCCAGCTCTACGCCTACGAGACCCGAATACTGGATTAAAGCCGTCATTCTCGGGCTTGACCCGAGAATCTCAGGCCGGAAGGGACGCCAGTGCCTCCGCGTCAGGAGATGCTCGGGTCAAGCCCGAGCATGACGGCGGACGAGCTCAGCGGGTCAGCAGCGCCGTGCCGTAGAGCCCGATGGCGAAGATGGTGTGGCTGACGAAATTGAGCAGGCGGATCTGGCCGGCGTTCGGCCGCCGCGAGGCGGCGACGCCCATGCCCATGCCGGGCTGCAGGATGAACCAGCCGCAGCCGATCGTGGCCCAGCCGACGATCAGCGCCGGCAGAAAGGTCGGATTGCGAGCCCAGTCCGCGCCCCAGATCGCGAGAACGATGCCCGCGAAGGCGATGCCGACCAGATAGTGGCAGATCCAGCCGATCGCGAGCTCGCCCGGCACGGGCTCGGATTTGGCGATGTCGTCATGCCACATCCGCCCGCGCGGCAGATGGGCGAACCAGCGCCCCGGCATCGCCCAGTTCGGCTTGGGCAAACCGAAGAGCCGCAGGAACTGCGCCCAGAGATCGGAGAGCGCCGTCGCGCCTGCTCCGATGACGATCATGCGCAAAATCAGATCAGACACGCCTTATCCCCCCAAGCCACACGACATGGCCCGACCGGTTGGAGCGGTGATTGCAGCATCGGTCAACTGCGGCGCGGGCCCGGCCATGCAGGGGTGTGCTGCATGCGGCGCATCGCCCCGGCTTCGGAACCGTGTCCGACCTTGCCGGGTTGCCCCTGCGAATCCGCGCGCTGACTGAGGGGGCGATCATCCATGGCCACGGCGACCGCCGAGACATCACGCAACGGCGCGACCGGGCCGCATGGCGCGGCCGAACTGCCGTCGGTCGTGGTCACCAGCTACAATCTGGAGGTGCGGGACGATGACGGCTTCGTCGGCGACAAGGCGAGCCGGGGCGCGTTCATCGAGCATCTCGATGCGCTGCGCAGCCATCTGAAGCGCAACGGCGACGATCCGCTGAAAGGCAAGACCGCCGAGATCAGCAAGAAGGAGCTCGATGCGCTGCTCAAGGAGGGCGAAGCCGCCGAAGCCGCCCTGGTCCTGAGCGCCGTCGAGGGCTTCGCCCAATCGCTTGCCTTTGTCATCCGCCGCTTCGCACGCCTGAAGAGCTGGGCTTCGGTCGAGCGCATCGCGGTCGGCGGCGGCTTCCGCGAGAGTCGTGTCGGCGAACTCGCCATCGCACGCGCCGCCATCATCCTGCGCACCGACGGGCGCGCGCTTGATCTCGTGCCGATCAGCCATCATCCCGACGAGGCCGGCCTCGTCGGCAGCGCGCACCTCGCGCCGAAATGGATCTTCGAGGCCTTCGACAGCCTCGTCGCCGTCGATATCGGCGGCTCGAACATCCGCGTCGGCATCGTCGAGCTTCGGCAGCAGAAGGCGCCGGATCTGAGCAAGGCGCGGGTCTGGAAATCGGAGCTCTGGCGCCATGCCGACGAGGAACCGAGCCGCGACGAGGCGATCAAGCGCCTCGGCAAGATGTTGCGCGACCAGATCGAGAGTGCCGAAAGGGAGGGGCTGAGGGTGGCGCCCTTCATAGGCGTCGGCTGTCCCGGCCTGATCGAGCCGGACGGTGCGATCGGGCGCGGCGCGCAGAACCTGCCGGGGAATTGGGAAAGCAGTCGCTTCAACCTCGTCGACAGCATCCGCGAGCTCGTGCCCGCGATCGGCGAGCACGAGACGGAGGTCGTGATGCACAACGATGCCGTCATCCAGGGGCTGAGCGAGATGTCGGCGATGCAGGATGTCGAGAACTGGGCGGTTCTGACGATCGGGACCGGGCTCGGCAATGCCAGCTACCACAACCGCGGCAAGGCCAGGGCAGGCAAGAAGGACAAGCGGGAAAGCAAGCGCTGATCCCGGCAGGCCGCAGCGCCATGCCATCTTGAGGTCGTGTTTTGCGGCGATGAGCGGGCCGGAGCCGTTTCCGGCTCACCAGCCCCGCCCGCTATCCCAGGAGCATCAGCTTTGCTGGCCGCCGAATTCCGCTCTCCGTCTTGCCTTGCGGGCACGGCTGTGCCGAGGGTCGAGCCCGAGCCGAATCAATCCAAGGAGCAGGGCGGCACCACCATGGCAGCACGCGTGGCGCAAGCGCCGTTGCAAAACCTCATGCGGGTTCTGGCGACAGGCATGCTCTGGCTTGCACTGGCCATGGCGGCGGCTATGCCCGCCCTTGCCCAGACGACGGCGGCTCCGGGCGAACCCGGCAGCGCGCGGGCGCGGCTCGACGCGGTCCGCACCGAGCTTGCGCAGATCGAGACGACGCTCGCATCACCAGAGGCGAGCGATGCGGAGCTGCAGCGCCAGCGCATCCGCCTGCAGCCGTCACTCGACCAGCTGCGCGTCATCATCGACGAGCAGACGCCGCGCGTCGACCAGGCCAAGCTTCGCCTCGATCAGCTCGGCGCGAAGCCGGACGCCAACGCGCCGGCCGAGAGCGCCGAGATCACGCGCGACCGCGAGGCCCGCGCCAAGGCCTATGCCGATGCGGACGAGACCTTGAAGATCGCCAAGGCCTCGCTGCTGCAGGCAGAGCAGCTTCAGAGCGCGATCGGCGACAAGCGCCGCGAGATTTTCGCCAAGACGTTGTTCGCTGCCGGCCCTTCCGTCGCCAACCCGGAGGTCTGGGGCAATGCCATCGCGACGGCACCGGAGGATCTGCGGGCGTCCGGCTACATCTTCGGCGGCTGGCTGGAAGGGGTGAGGGACGCCTTTTCCGGCACGCGCGGCGGCGTGGTCGCACTCGCCTTGCTCGGCGCCATCCTGCTCTACGTTGCCCGGGCCCGCTATCTGCCGCGCTTCAAGGCGCGCTACAGCAACCTGCAGGATTCGGGGAGCCTGCACTGCCTCTATGTCGCGCTTGCCCATATCGTTGCAGGCGCGGCGCCGCCGGTGCTGGCGAGCTGGCTGATCTACAAGGCGCTGAGCACGACGGGGCTGCTGCCGCCGCGCATCCAGCCGGTGATCTGGGCCGTGGTCGTCGGCCTCGCCTTCTTTGCCTTCGTCCAGGCCCTGGCCGACGCCCTGTTCGCGCCGTCCAGCCCGCAGCGTCGTCTGGTCCGCGTGCTGGACCCGACAGCCCGCAGCGTCGTCTGGATCGCTTCCTCGCTCGCCCTCGTGATGGCGGTCGGCAAGGTCTTCGAGGCCTGGCTGCAGGCGATCGCGGCCGGCCTCGCGATCTCGATCATCGTCAAGGCGTTCTTCGCCATTCTCTTCGCCCTGACCCTGATCGCCGGGCTCTACCAGATCCGCGACGACGACGATGTCGAGCAGGAGGCCTGCCTCGGCCCCTATGTGCCGGTGGATGGGGCGAGCCTCGCCCCGGTCAGGATTCTCGGCTGGGTCATCGGCTTCCTGATTATCGCCTCGACGCTCAGCGGCTATGTCATCTTCGCCGCCTTTTTGGCCGAGCAGACGCTCTGGATCAGCATCGTCGCCTGCCTGTTCCTGCTGGCCTTCCAGTTCATCGATCTCGGCGTTCCGCGTCTCCTGACCGGCAAGGGCCGCTTTGCGCTGACGCTGAAGGCCGGCATGGGGCTGCGCAGCACCACGCTGGACAAGGTCGCGGTGATCGCTGTCGGCGCGCTGAAGCTGCTGCTGATCGCCGTCACGGTTCTCATGGTGCTCGCGCCCTGGGGGCTGGAATCGACCGATTTCCTGGTTTCGCTGCGCGCCGCCTTCTTCGGCTTCCAGGTCGGCGGCGTCACCATCTCGCTCTCGACCATCGTCGTCTTCGCCTTCGTCTTCGGCCTCGGCATCGCGGCGACGCGGGCCCTGCAGCGCTGGCTCGACCACCAGTTCCTGCCGACGACCGCGCTCGATCCCGGCTTGCGCAACTCGATCACGACGGCGGCGGGCTATGTCGGCTATATCGGCGCGGTGGCGATCGCGGTCTCGGCTGTGGGCCTGAGCCTCGAGCGCCTGACGCTCGTCGCTTCGGCCCTGTCCGTCGGTATCGGTTTCGGCCTGCAATCGGTGGTGTCGAACTTCGTCTCGGGCCTGATCCTGCTCTGGGAGCGGCCGATCCGCGTCGGCGATCAGGTGCTGGTCGGCGACATCGAAGGCATCGTCAAGCGCATCAACGTCCGCTCGACCGAGATCGCGACCTTCGACCGCTCGACGGTGATCGTCCCGAACTCGAACCTGATCTCCGGCGTGGTGCGCAACCGTGTCCGCAACGACCGCACCGGCCGCGTCCTGATCGCGCTCTCGGTCCCGCGCACGCTCGAGGCTGGGCAGGTTCGGGCCATGCTGTCGGAGGTGGCCACGAACCATGGCGACGTGATGCAGAAGCCGCCGCCGGTCGTGCAGTTCAAGAAGCTCGGCACCGCGACGATGGATTTCGAGCTGGTCTGTGTGGTCGGGGATGTCGAGATCGTCGGGCGCGTGACCAGCGATCTCAATTTCGCCATCCACAAGCGCCTCGCCGAGATGGAGCCGGTTGCCGAAACGCCGCAGTTGATCGTGCGCGGGCTGGAAGGCGTCGAGCTCTCCCTCGACGGCATCGCGACGGCCGTCGGGCGGGGTGATGCCGGTGGATGGGAGAAGCGGGCGGCCGCGAAGCCGGCCACGCCCGCCGCGGCGCGCCGCTCCCGCAAGCCGGTCGAGGCCGAGGAGACCGAGGAGACGGCCGAAGCGGCGAAGCCCGCGCCGCTCCCGGTGCTCGAGCCTGCCAAGGAAGACAGCAAGGAATGATCGGATGCCTAAAGCATTTTCGAGCGAAGTGGACGCCGGTTCGCGTAAAGAAAATGCGATCAAACAAAGACCTAGAGCACTTCCGCGATTCGAAGAAACGCGGAAGTGCTCTAGCTTTCTGCGCCGCGCCGCGGCTTCGCGCGCGATGACTTGCCCGGCCGCGCTGGTGGGCGCGCTCGCTCTTCTCGGCGTCGCCGGCTGCACCGAGCCGCAGCGTCAGGCGCAGCCCGCCTTCTATCGCGATCTCGGTTCGGCCTCGGCCCAGGTCGATGCGGAACAGGCGCGGGCGATGATCTCGGCCTATCGCCTCAATGCGGGGCTCGGCACGCTGACGCTCGACCCGGCGCTAGTCGAGGCCGCGCAGCGCGAGGCTGCGGCGATGGCAGCCTCCGATAAGCCGGTGCAGGCCGATGCGGTGAAGGCGAGGCTTGCCAAGGAAGGCCAGCTGGGGGCGGAGGCCAATCTCTCCGCCGGCTACCGCCGCCTCGCCGAGGCCTTCTCCGGCTGGCGGGATTCGCCCCAGCACGATCGCGTCATGAAGGATGCCAGGGCCAAGCGCATGGGCATCGCGACGGCCTATGCGCCGGGCTCGAAATATCAGGTCTACTGGGCGCTGATCGTCGCGCCGTGACGACAGAGCACTTCGGCGTTTCTTCGAAGCGCGGAAGTGCTCTATCTCTTTGTTTTATCGCATTTTCTTCACGCGAACCGGTGTCCACTTCGCTCGAAAATGCTCTAGCATCCAGGGCTCTCGCTCCCGCCACGGGCTGTCAGCGGCGACGCGGCGCGCCCCTTACGGCGTGGCGAGGACGAGGCTAGCCTGCGGATCATGCCTCCGCGACCCCGCAAGCCCCTCTCCCTGACGACCGAACAGGCCCGGCGCATCTGGCTCCGGGCCCAGCGTCTCGACACGCGCGAGCCCTTCGGGGCGGGGCCCGCCGCGGCGCGGGCTGCGGTCGAGCAGCTCGGCTATGTCCAGATCGACACGATCAACGTGATCGAGCGCTGCCACCACCACATCCTCTACGCCCGCATCCCCGGCTATCGCAGGGCCGACCTCGCCCATCTGCAATCGGTCGAGAAGAGCGTGTTTGAATACTGGACGCACGCGCTCTCATACGTTCCAACCCGCGACGTCCGCTATTTCCTGCCCGAGATGAAGGTGCATCGCGAGGAGCCGAAGCGCTGGTC
It includes:
- a CDS encoding class I SAM-dependent methyltransferase translates to MPLDVVDLRAFYASPLGHVARRFIGRTMLRFWPDCSRQRLLGLGFSTPYLSVLGIEAERTIAFMPAAQGVVNWPAPGLSASALVEPTLLPLPTASIDRVVLVHALEETESPDDLLDEVSRVLNPGGRMILVVPNRRGLWARMDGTPFGQGRPFSRRQLSALMRAAEFSPEHWAEALYVPPLQRRLLMRSAPVWEQIGAGLSLPFAGVHVIDATKQFYRRAPLRATRRSFALRPVLLPQPAPTPRAAAPPTESRTG
- the gloB gene encoding hydroxyacylglutathione hydrolase, which codes for MPLDLHVFRTLSDNAGALLHDPATGACAAIDVPDARDMLAAASAKGWTISDIFITHAHHDHTQGVAEVKQATGATVIGPADARAGAPLDKVVGEGDGVSLGGERFEIWHTPGHSDGHLSYVGRGAKLALVGDVVFVMGCGRVQPGQMDRMWTSLSRLMALPGDTRLLGGHDYTLANARFARSVDPANAALKTRFAEAEKAKAEGRFWALTTVAEELATNPFFRAGEGALAAAVGLAGASADKVFAALREAKNRF
- a CDS encoding cupin domain-containing protein; this translates as MRLDGLTAAEIIRLLELKPHPEGGHYRETFRDPAGPEGRGFSTAIYYLLDTGETSEWHRVDAAEIWHHYAGAPLVITVSPNGHDASAHHLGTELAAGQRPQFVVPAGWWQSATSLGAWTLVGCTVAPGFEFAGFEMAPPGWRPTPRKPSGG
- a CDS encoding GNAT family N-acetyltransferase, translating into MLTKTEDSEFVLSCERRIINAWPALSTLVVGDWVLRFANGYSGRANSATPLSYGAELDATMLDLIEELYRADGLVPAIRLTPLVADSTRAAVLERGYRVKDRSFGQIAPLAGFVASEEPELQIEARPSLEWTAGAAALQSGNKTHVANLAAIIEKVRLPAAFATWLVEGEAVAFGMSVAERGMAEIGLICVHPDHRGHGYGRRIVRSLMGWAGAMGCHSAYLQVEQSNAVAINLYGSLGFRQLYAYETRILD
- a CDS encoding ROK family protein, giving the protein MATATAETSRNGATGPHGAAELPSVVVTSYNLEVRDDDGFVGDKASRGAFIEHLDALRSHLKRNGDDPLKGKTAEISKKELDALLKEGEAAEAALVLSAVEGFAQSLAFVIRRFARLKSWASVERIAVGGGFRESRVGELAIARAAIILRTDGRALDLVPISHHPDEAGLVGSAHLAPKWIFEAFDSLVAVDIGGSNIRVGIVELRQQKAPDLSKARVWKSELWRHADEEPSRDEAIKRLGKMLRDQIESAEREGLRVAPFIGVGCPGLIEPDGAIGRGAQNLPGNWESSRFNLVDSIRELVPAIGEHETEVVMHNDAVIQGLSEMSAMQDVENWAVLTIGTGLGNASYHNRGKARAGKKDKRESKR
- a CDS encoding DUF3772 domain-containing protein, with product MLWLALAMAAAMPALAQTTAAPGEPGSARARLDAVRTELAQIETTLASPEASDAELQRQRIRLQPSLDQLRVIIDEQTPRVDQAKLRLDQLGAKPDANAPAESAEITRDREARAKAYADADETLKIAKASLLQAEQLQSAIGDKRREIFAKTLFAAGPSVANPEVWGNAIATAPEDLRASGYIFGGWLEGVRDAFSGTRGGVVALALLGAILLYVARARYLPRFKARYSNLQDSGSLHCLYVALAHIVAGAAPPVLASWLIYKALSTTGLLPPRIQPVIWAVVVGLAFFAFVQALADALFAPSSPQRRLVRVLDPTARSVVWIASSLALVMAVGKVFEAWLQAIAAGLAISIIVKAFFAILFALTLIAGLYQIRDDDDVEQEACLGPYVPVDGASLAPVRILGWVIGFLIIASTLSGYVIFAAFLAEQTLWISIVACLFLLAFQFIDLGVPRLLTGKGRFALTLKAGMGLRSTTLDKVAVIAVGALKLLLIAVTVLMVLAPWGLESTDFLVSLRAAFFGFQVGGVTISLSTIVVFAFVFGLGIAATRALQRWLDHQFLPTTALDPGLRNSITTAAGYVGYIGAVAIAVSAVGLSLERLTLVASALSVGIGFGLQSVVSNFVSGLILLWERPIRVGDQVLVGDIEGIVKRINVRSTEIATFDRSTVIVPNSNLISGVVRNRVRNDRTGRVLIALSVPRTLEAGQVRAMLSEVATNHGDVMQKPPPVVQFKKLGTATMDFELVCVVGDVEIVGRVTSDLNFAIHKRLAEMEPVAETPQLIVRGLEGVELSLDGIATAVGRGDAGGWEKRAAAKPATPAAARRSRKPVEAEETEETAEAAKPAPLPVLEPAKEDSKE
- a CDS encoding CAP domain-containing protein yields the protein MTCPAALVGALALLGVAGCTEPQRQAQPAFYRDLGSASAQVDAEQARAMISAYRLNAGLGTLTLDPALVEAAQREAAAMAASDKPVQADAVKARLAKEGQLGAEANLSAGYRRLAEAFSGWRDSPQHDRVMKDARAKRMGIATAYAPGSKYQVYWALIVAP